From the Streptomyces sp. Tu 2975 genome, one window contains:
- the rox gene encoding rifampin monooxygenase, with product MIDVIVAGGGPVGLMLAAELRLAGVRTVVLEKLTEPAGQSRGRGIQVRSVEMLDQRGLLDRFLAMSEQYRTSDFGGLIKLRPQLLDTAHPFGLATPQTVTEQLLTERATELGAEIRRGCELVGLSQDEDGVSVELADGTRLRSRYLVGCDGGRSTVRKLLGVGFPGEPARTETLLGDMEMTEDPATVAAVTAEARKAHVRFGTVPLGDGVYRVIVPAAGVVEDRATEPTLEEVKEQLWAHAGTDFGAHSPRWLSRVGDATRQAERYRVGRVLLAGDAAHIHPPTGGQGLSLGVQDAFNLGWKLAAEINGWAPAGLLDTYHSERHPVGAGVVANTRAQTALLENTPGAVALRELFSKLLDFDEVNRYVTEMTSAVGVRYDFGSGHELLGRRMRDVALKHGRLYEQMHAGRGLLLDRTGRLSVTGWEDRIDHIVDTSEELDVPAVLLRPDGHVAWAGEHQQDLLTYLPKWFGTAVG from the coding sequence ATGATCGACGTGATTGTTGCCGGCGGCGGACCGGTCGGGCTGATGCTGGCTGCTGAGCTGCGGCTGGCAGGAGTGCGGACGGTCGTGCTCGAGAAGCTGACCGAGCCGGCCGGGCAGTCCCGCGGGCGCGGGATTCAGGTGCGCAGCGTGGAGATGCTGGACCAGCGGGGCTTGTTGGACCGGTTCCTCGCGATGAGCGAGCAGTACCGGACCAGTGATTTCGGTGGTCTGATCAAGCTGCGGCCGCAGCTGTTGGACACTGCGCACCCGTTCGGCCTCGCGACTCCGCAGACCGTCACCGAACAGCTGCTGACCGAGCGCGCCACCGAGCTCGGTGCCGAGATCCGGCGCGGCTGCGAACTGGTCGGGCTGAGCCAGGACGAGGACGGGGTGAGCGTCGAGTTGGCCGACGGCACGCGGCTGCGCTCGCGCTACCTCGTCGGCTGCGACGGTGGCCGCAGCACGGTACGCAAGCTGCTCGGCGTCGGCTTCCCCGGCGAGCCCGCCAGGACCGAGACGCTGCTGGGTGACATGGAGATGACGGAGGATCCGGCGACGGTGGCCGCCGTCACCGCGGAGGCCCGCAAGGCCCACGTTCGGTTCGGTACCGTCCCGCTGGGGGACGGGGTGTACCGGGTCATCGTGCCCGCCGCCGGCGTGGTCGAGGACCGGGCGACCGAGCCGACCCTTGAGGAGGTCAAGGAGCAGCTGTGGGCCCACGCGGGCACCGACTTCGGCGCGCACTCACCGCGCTGGCTGTCCAGGGTGGGCGATGCCACCCGGCAGGCCGAGCGGTACCGGGTCGGCCGGGTACTACTGGCGGGCGACGCAGCACACATCCACCCGCCGACCGGCGGCCAGGGTCTCAGCCTCGGCGTCCAGGACGCCTTCAACCTCGGCTGGAAACTCGCCGCCGAGATCAACGGCTGGGCACCGGCCGGCCTGCTCGACACCTACCACAGCGAACGCCACCCGGTGGGGGCCGGCGTCGTGGCCAACACCCGCGCGCAGACCGCGCTGCTGGAGAACACCCCCGGCGCAGTGGCCCTGCGGGAGCTGTTCTCGAAGCTGCTGGACTTCGACGAGGTGAACCGGTACGTGACCGAGATGACCTCCGCGGTCGGCGTCCGCTACGACTTCGGCAGCGGCCACGAGCTGCTCGGTCGGCGGATGCGGGACGTCGCGCTGAAGCACGGACGCCTCTACGAGCAGATGCACGCCGGCCGCGGACTGCTCCTCGACCGGACCGGCCGACTGTCGGTGACAGGATGGGAAGACCGGATCGACCACATCGTCGACACGAGTGAGGAACTGGACGTACCCGCAGTACTCCTGCGCCCGGACGGCCACGTGGCCTGGGCGGGCGAACACCAGCAGGACCTGCTCACCTACCTTCCCAAGTGGTTCGGCACCGCCGTCGGATGA
- a CDS encoding DUF397 domain-containing protein — protein MRPITPWHKSSYSLNEDSFCVETAQFPDGRTGVRDSKVTCGPVLLVPTRQWTAFVQHVTVLTATSRGGSTSVPQAL, from the coding sequence TTGCGACCGATCACCCCGTGGCACAAGAGCTCCTACAGCCTCAATGAGGACAGCTTCTGCGTGGAGACGGCGCAGTTCCCGGACGGTCGCACGGGTGTGCGCGATTCCAAGGTCACCTGCGGTCCGGTGCTGCTCGTGCCGACCAGGCAGTGGACTGCGTTCGTCCAGCATGTCACGGTATTGACCGCAACGTCGCGCGGCGGCTCAACTTCCGTGCCGCAGGCACTGTGA
- a CDS encoding immunity 53 family protein, translating into MSDSEHLAWLQDWYAQQCDGDWEHEWGVKIATLDNPGWTVTIDLEETDLEGHEYPRQDVNRSTQDWVWAWTAEKTFHAACGPGNLTEALGIFRTWATTIAP; encoded by the coding sequence ATGAGCGATTCGGAGCATCTGGCCTGGCTGCAGGACTGGTACGCGCAACAGTGCGACGGCGACTGGGAGCACGAATGGGGTGTGAAGATCGCCACGCTCGACAACCCCGGCTGGACCGTCACAATCGATCTGGAGGAGACGGACCTGGAGGGACACGAGTACCCCCGCCAGGACGTCAATCGCAGCACTCAGGACTGGGTCTGGGCCTGGACCGCTGAGAAGACTTTCCACGCCGCGTGCGGCCCGGGGAACCTTACCGAGGCCCTGGGGATTTTCCGCACGTGGGCGACCACCATCGCTCCCTGA
- a CDS encoding helix-turn-helix domain-containing protein → MPGGRLTQQERQQIALGLADGLAYAEIARRLDRPTSTITREVMRNGGPTAYRADLAHRATERRAHRRRQAAPRGKESPPQAHGRDAEAVSEYEETFTTAMMQSGLPKMMSRVMAALSITDTGSLTASELAQRLDVSPASVSKAIAFLENQGMVRRERDERRRERYVMDDDIMYQSMLASARAMDQIVRTTRQGAGILGPHTPAGARLENIARFLDFVSESTVRAADQAREILHAKATTPTDGAADQGPERD, encoded by the coding sequence ATGCCGGGAGGCAGGCTCACCCAGCAGGAACGTCAGCAGATCGCGCTAGGGCTGGCCGACGGCCTCGCCTACGCGGAGATCGCCAGACGTCTTGACCGTCCGACCTCGACGATCACCCGTGAGGTGATGCGGAACGGCGGCCCCACCGCCTACCGCGCCGACCTCGCCCACCGCGCCACAGAACGCCGCGCCCACCGGCGCAGGCAGGCAGCGCCCCGGGGAAAGGAGTCACCTCCGCAGGCCCACGGACGCGACGCCGAGGCGGTGAGCGAGTACGAGGAGACGTTCACCACCGCCATGATGCAGTCGGGCCTGCCGAAGATGATGTCCCGGGTCATGGCCGCCCTCAGCATCACCGACACCGGCAGCCTCACCGCGTCCGAACTCGCCCAGCGCCTCGACGTCAGCCCGGCGTCCGTCTCCAAAGCGATCGCGTTCCTCGAGAATCAGGGCATGGTCCGTCGGGAGCGCGACGAACGCCGGCGCGAGCGCTATGTCATGGACGACGACATCATGTATCAGTCGATGTTGGCCAGCGCCCGGGCCATGGACCAGATAGTCCGGACCACGCGGCAGGGCGCCGGCATCCTCGGCCCCCACACCCCGGCCGGCGCCCGCCTCGAGAACATCGCCCGCTTCCTCGATTTCGTCTCCGAGAGCACCGTCCGCGCCGCGGACCAGGCCCGCGAGATCCTCCACGCGAAAGCCACGACTCCCACGGACGGCGCTGCCGATCAGGGTCCGGAACGCGACTAG
- a CDS encoding DUF4097 family beta strand repeat-containing protein, translating to MQKFDTPAPVSAVLDIPAGRIRFIAADRADTTVEVLPANASNGRDVKAAEQIKVEFGDGVLRIEAPEAKNRILGSSGSVEVTVQLPADSRVEAKAARADFRGVGRLGDVTFEGAQASVKLDEATSARLSTLAGDISVGRLGGSAEISTMKGNLRITEAMHGTVVLRTESGDVSVGAAPGVSASLDAGTTYGRIHNALRSTERAAGLNIHATTAYGDITARSL from the coding sequence ATGCAGAAGTTCGACACCCCCGCCCCGGTCTCCGCAGTCCTCGACATCCCCGCGGGACGCATCCGGTTCATCGCCGCCGACCGGGCCGACACCACTGTCGAGGTCCTGCCGGCGAACGCCTCGAACGGCCGCGACGTGAAGGCGGCGGAGCAGATCAAGGTCGAGTTCGGCGACGGCGTCCTGCGTATCGAGGCCCCGGAGGCGAAGAACCGGATTCTCGGCAGCTCCGGTTCCGTCGAGGTGACCGTCCAACTGCCCGCCGACTCCCGGGTCGAGGCCAAGGCGGCCCGCGCCGACTTCCGGGGCGTCGGCCGGCTCGGCGACGTCACCTTCGAAGGCGCGCAGGCCTCGGTCAAGCTCGACGAGGCCACCAGCGCCCGCCTCAGCACCCTCGCCGGTGACATCTCGGTCGGCCGCCTGGGCGGCTCAGCGGAGATCAGCACCATGAAGGGCAACCTCCGGATCACCGAGGCCATGCACGGCACCGTCGTGCTGCGCACCGAGTCCGGCGACGTGTCCGTGGGCGCCGCCCCTGGAGTCTCCGCCTCCCTGGACGCGGGCACCACCTACGGCCGGATCCACAACGCGCTCAGGAGCACCGAACGTGCAGCCGGCCTGAACATCCACGCCACCACCGCCTACGGCGACATCACCGCCCGCAGCCTCTGA
- a CDS encoding ATP-binding cassette domain-containing protein: MTSSAIAANGLRKSYGDKVVLDGVDLNVPEGTVFSLLGPNGAGKTTAVKILSTLITADAGEIRVGGHDLAADPQAIRAKIGVTGQFSAVDGLITGEENMLLMADLHHLPKREGRRVAAELLERFDLVDAAKKPASTYSGGMKRRLDIAMTLVGNPRIIFLDEPTTGLDPRSRHNMWQIIRELVTGGVTVFLTTQYLEEADQLADRIAVLNDGRIAAEGTAEELKRLIPGGHVRIRFSDPSAYRSAASALREVTRDEEALALQIPSDGTQRELRSILDRLHSAGIEADELTVHTPDLDDVFFALTGSNVPTQPNQPKEAVR, from the coding sequence ATGACCAGCTCGGCCATCGCGGCGAACGGGTTGCGCAAGTCCTACGGCGACAAGGTCGTACTCGACGGCGTCGACCTGAACGTCCCCGAAGGAACGGTCTTCTCCCTGCTCGGCCCGAACGGTGCCGGCAAGACCACCGCCGTCAAGATCCTTTCAACTCTGATCACCGCGGACGCCGGCGAGATCCGTGTCGGCGGCCACGACCTCGCCGCCGATCCCCAGGCCATCCGCGCCAAGATCGGCGTCACCGGTCAGTTCTCGGCCGTCGACGGCCTGATCACCGGCGAGGAGAACATGCTCCTCATGGCGGACCTGCACCACCTGCCCAAGCGCGAGGGCCGGCGGGTCGCGGCCGAACTGCTGGAACGCTTCGACCTGGTCGACGCCGCGAAGAAGCCCGCCTCCACCTACTCGGGCGGCATGAAGCGCCGCCTCGACATCGCCATGACCCTCGTCGGCAACCCGCGGATCATCTTCCTCGACGAGCCCACCACCGGCCTCGACCCCCGCAGTCGCCACAACATGTGGCAGATCATCCGCGAGCTCGTCACGGGCGGCGTCACCGTGTTCCTCACCACCCAGTACCTGGAGGAGGCGGACCAACTCGCCGACCGCATCGCGGTACTGAACGACGGCAGGATCGCCGCCGAGGGCACTGCCGAGGAGCTCAAGCGGCTGATTCCAGGTGGCCACGTCCGCATCCGCTTCTCCGACCCGTCCGCGTACCGGAGCGCCGCCTCCGCCCTGCGCGAGGTCACCCGGGACGAGGAGGCCCTGGCGCTGCAGATCCCCAGCGACGGCACCCAACGCGAACTGCGCTCCATCCTCGACCGGCTGCACTCCGCCGGCATCGAGGCCGACGAGCTGACCGTGCACACCCCCGACCTCGACGACGTGTTCTTCGCCCTCACCGGCTCCAACGTGCCCACCCAGCCGAACCAGCCCAAGGAGGCTGTCAGATGA
- a CDS encoding ABC transporter permease: protein MSTLSLAARDTNTMLRRNLLHARRYPSLTLNLLLTPVMLLLLFVYIFGDTMSAGIGGGADRSAYIAYLVPGILMMTIGGTTIGTAVSVSTDMNEGIIARFRTMAIHRGSVLIGHVIGSVLQCVMSVVLVGAVAVAIGFRSTDSTALEWLAAFGLLTLFALALTWIAVGMGLISPNAEAASNNAMPLIFLPLISSTFVPVDAMPGWFQPIAEYQPFTPAIETLRGLLLGTEIGHNGWLALAWCLALTVLGYFWSTASFNRDPK from the coding sequence ATGAGTACCCTCTCCCTCGCCGCACGCGACACGAACACGATGCTGCGCCGCAATCTCCTCCACGCCCGACGCTATCCGTCCCTGACGCTGAACCTCCTGCTCACGCCGGTCATGCTGCTGCTGCTCTTCGTCTACATCTTCGGCGACACCATGAGCGCGGGCATCGGCGGCGGTGCCGACCGCTCCGCATACATCGCCTACCTCGTGCCGGGCATCCTGATGATGACCATCGGCGGCACGACGATCGGCACCGCGGTGTCCGTCTCCACCGACATGAATGAGGGCATCATCGCCCGCTTCCGCACGATGGCGATCCACCGCGGATCGGTCCTCATCGGACACGTCATCGGCAGCGTGCTGCAGTGCGTGATGAGCGTCGTCCTCGTCGGCGCCGTCGCCGTCGCCATCGGCTTCCGCTCCACCGACTCAACCGCCCTGGAGTGGCTCGCCGCGTTCGGACTGCTCACCCTGTTCGCCCTCGCGCTCACCTGGATCGCCGTCGGCATGGGCCTGATCAGCCCCAACGCCGAGGCCGCCAGCAACAACGCCATGCCGCTCATCTTCCTGCCGCTCATCTCCAGCACGTTCGTCCCGGTCGACGCGATGCCCGGCTGGTTCCAGCCGATCGCCGAGTACCAGCCCTTCACCCCGGCCATCGAAACCCTCCGCGGCCTGCTCCTCGGCACAGAGATCGGCCACAACGGATGGCTCGCCCTCGCCTGGTGCCTCGCCCTGACCGTGCTCGGCTACTTCTGGTCGACAGCATCGTTCAACCGCGACCCGAAGTAA
- a CDS encoding DUF1272 domain-containing protein — translation MALEMRDRCERCESTVLPPDSSAARICSYECTFCVSCSRAMQDVCPNCGGELMARPRRTPTPAAP, via the coding sequence ATGGCCCTGGAGATGCGCGACCGCTGCGAACGATGTGAAAGCACGGTGCTGCCGCCGGACTCGTCCGCCGCCCGCATCTGCTCGTACGAGTGCACATTTTGCGTCTCCTGCAGCCGTGCCATGCAGGACGTCTGCCCCAACTGCGGTGGCGAGCTCATGGCACGCCCCCGCCGCACGCCAACCCCTGCCGCACCATAG
- the sigJ gene encoding RNA polymerase sigma factor SigJ has product MGTVGTGTDGTADERRQLINVAYRLLGSVTEAEDAVQDAYARWYRLPRSRQEEILSPGAWLTTVTGRICLDLLGSARARRERYVGAWLPEPLPDRTEWDHAGGSGTADPADQIVLDESVTMAFLVVLESMTPAERVAFVLHDVFRYPFAEIADVLGRTPGACKQLAASARRRVSGARAPVTATGRADVVKHVKEAWETKDIAALVGLLDPAAVMTADGGGMVGTVLRPVEGGVRIAQYMIAIADKAPGLELLERSVNGVPGLVARRAGVVMTVASFDVSDGRVTRIWAVRNPQKLGPWVRDR; this is encoded by the coding sequence ATGGGGACTGTCGGGACCGGCACCGATGGGACAGCCGACGAGCGACGCCAACTGATCAATGTCGCCTACCGGTTGCTCGGTTCGGTGACCGAGGCCGAGGACGCCGTACAGGATGCGTACGCACGCTGGTACCGGCTGCCACGAAGCCGGCAGGAGGAGATCCTCTCCCCCGGCGCCTGGCTGACGACGGTGACCGGCCGCATCTGCCTCGACCTGCTCGGCTCGGCGCGTGCCCGTCGTGAACGCTATGTCGGCGCGTGGTTGCCCGAGCCGCTGCCCGACCGCACCGAGTGGGACCACGCCGGCGGCTCCGGCACCGCGGACCCTGCCGACCAGATCGTCCTGGACGAGTCGGTGACCATGGCCTTCCTCGTCGTCCTGGAGTCGATGACGCCCGCCGAGCGGGTGGCGTTCGTCCTGCATGACGTGTTCCGGTACCCGTTCGCCGAGATCGCCGACGTTCTCGGCCGGACCCCTGGCGCATGCAAGCAACTGGCGGCCTCCGCCCGGCGGCGGGTGAGCGGCGCCCGCGCCCCGGTGACGGCGACCGGCCGTGCCGACGTGGTGAAGCACGTCAAAGAGGCGTGGGAGACCAAGGACATCGCTGCCCTCGTCGGCCTCCTCGACCCGGCCGCCGTGATGACCGCGGACGGGGGCGGCATGGTCGGCACCGTCCTGCGCCCGGTCGAGGGCGGCGTGCGCATCGCCCAGTACATGATCGCCATCGCCGACAAGGCTCCGGGCCTCGAACTTCTGGAGCGCTCGGTCAACGGTGTGCCGGGCCTGGTGGCCCGGCGCGCCGGCGTCGTCATGACCGTAGCCTCGTTCGACGTCTCCGACGGGCGCGTCACCCGGATCTGGGCGGTCCGCAACCCGCAGAAGCTGGGGCCGTGGGTGCGGGACAGGTAG